CTGGATTGTCGATCCTCTCGACGGAACCGCGAACTACGCCGCGCGTTTGGGGTTGTTCGGCGTGTCCATCGGGCTCCTCCACCACGGGAGCCCTGTCGTCGGGGTCATTCATGACCCGATTCGTGGCGACATGTTCCGAGGGACGCGCGGCGGCGGAGCCTTCAGGAACGGTCGTCCGTGCCGGGTGTCCGACATTGATCCCTTCGACCCGATTGCGCCGGTCGCCGTGTCCGGGGACGTCATGCGGCAGCGCCTGGTGCTTCTCTCGGAGACCTACAAGGGCAGGAGCCTGGGAGCCGCTTCGCTGCACCTCGCCTACATCGCCGACGGCATCTTGGCGGCAGCCCTAGACCCTTACACGAAGCTATGGGATGTCACAGCCGGGGCAGTGTTGATCGAAGAGGCGGGCGGAACCGTGACGCGATGGGACGGATCCCCTCGGTTCCCGGTCGGCGCATCCGACGACGCGTTCCAAGGAGCCCCGTTCGAGTACCTGGTGAGCAACGGCGTGCGCCACGAGCGACTCGTCGAGTTGCTGAGTCTCGGAGGCATTCCCGCATAGGCTCGCACCGTAAACCATCCCGATAGGGTCGCGTCTATAGAGAGCGATTGCGGCGTCATAGCGGACCGAACCGGCACGGGGCGAAGGAGACGAACCGGTGTTGTCGATGAGCAGCAAGAGCCTACTCGACATCCTCAACGACGCCGGGATGCTGACCGAAGACGAACTCCAAGCCGCGCGTGCGCAGCTCGAAGCCGCCCGCGCGTCTGACGAGTCGGAAGAAGAGATTCTGCGCGCCTACGCCTCCGAGTCCGAGATCGCCATGGCTCGGCGAGCCAAAGAGATGGGCGCTGGCTGC
This genomic interval from Candidatus Poribacteria bacterium contains the following:
- a CDS encoding inositol monophosphatase, which encodes MDLIQYANTAERVARRAGEGLLRHFERIETIEYKGIGDIVTEADRASEVLIREELTKAHPDIPVYGEEYGFAESAADRSDGLCWIVDPLDGTANYAARLGLFGVSIGLLHHGSPVVGVIHDPIRGDMFRGTRGGGAFRNGRPCRVSDIDPFDPIAPVAVSGDVMRQRLVLLSETYKGRSLGAASLHLAYIADGILAAALDPYTKLWDVTAGAVLIEEAGGTVTRWDGSPRFPVGASDDAFQGAPFEYLVSNGVRHERLVELLSLGGIPA